From Streptomyces sp. NBC_00683, one genomic window encodes:
- a CDS encoding VOC family protein — MSHIALVTLVVRDYDEALSFYTDALGFELMEDTDRGDGSRWVVVRPRGTQGTGLLLARAKGEAQLAAVGAQAGGRVGLFLHTEDFAGDHERMRAAGVRFLEEPRHEVYGSVAVFEDLYGNRWDLLQPA; from the coding sequence ATGTCCCACATCGCTCTGGTCACCCTGGTCGTCCGCGACTACGACGAGGCTCTCTCCTTCTACACGGACGCTCTCGGATTCGAGCTCATGGAGGACACGGACCGGGGCGACGGCTCGCGCTGGGTCGTCGTGCGCCCGCGCGGCACCCAGGGCACGGGGCTGCTGCTGGCGCGCGCGAAGGGCGAGGCCCAGCTGGCGGCCGTCGGGGCGCAGGCGGGCGGCCGGGTCGGCCTCTTCCTGCACACCGAGGACTTCGCGGGCGACCACGAGCGGATGCGGGCCGCCGGGGTCCGCTTCCTGGAGGAGCCGCGCCACGAGGTGTACGGCTCGGTCGCGGTCTTCGAGGACCTGTACGGCAACCGATGGGACCTGCTGCAGCCCGCCTGA